DNA from Limisphaera ngatamarikiensis:
GGTGCCGGGCTCGGATAAATTGTCCGTGTGCCGCGTGTTTGACGGCCAGCAGGAGCGCACGATCATTTGCGGTGCGCAGAATCACAAGCCCGGCGACAAGGTGGCCCTGATCCTGCCGGGCCATGCCCTGCCGCTCAAACCCGGTGAGAAGGAACCCTTGGTGATCCGTGAACGGAAGGTATTTGGCATCCTGAGCCAGGGCATGATGTGTTCGCCCCGTGAGCTGGGGCTGTCGGAGGACGGTGAAGGGCTGCTCATCCTGCCCGAAGACGCTCCTGTGGGTAGGCCATTGGCGGAGTATCTCGGCCGCCCCGGCGGGGATGTGGTGTTTGATCTGGAGCTGACGCCGAACCGCCCGGACCTGGCCGGGGTGATCGGCATCGCGCGGGAATTGGCTGCCGCCACCGGTCGCGAGCTCCGGCTTCCTCCGGTGGGCGACCTGGGTGAATACCAACAAGACCCGTCCGCACAGGCACAGGTGGACCTGCAGGTGGAGGAGCCTGAACTCTGCCCCCGTTATGTGGCCCGGCTGATCCGCAACGTGCGCATCGGGCCCAGCCCGGACTGGCTTCGGCAGATGCTGGAACGGGTGGGCATGCGCAGCATCAACAACGTGGTGGATGTCACCAACTACGTGATGTTGGAATGCGGCCAGCCGCTGCATGCGTTCGATGCGGATTTGCTGGCAAGGGACGAGTCCGGTCGGATCACCCTGCGGGTACGACGGGCACGGCCGGGCGAGCGATTTGTCACCCTGGACGGTCAGGAACACGAACTTCAATCGGACATGCTCCTCATTGCCGACGCGGGCAAGGGGGTGGCCCTGGCGGGTATCATGGGCGGTCAGAATTCCGAGGTTCGCCCCGAGACCAAGCATATTCTGCTGGAGAGTGCCTGGTTCCTGCCGACCAACATCCGGCGGACCAGCAAGCGGCTGGGTTTGCGAAGCGAATCTAGCTATCGGTTCGAACGAGGGGCAGACCCGGGGATCACGGAATGGGCCAGCCGGCGCGCCGCCCAGTTGATCCTGCAACTGGCCGGGGGCGAACTGGCCCGGGGCCATGTGGAGTTCCATCCCTCCCCTGCCCCGCCCCGCCGGATTCGCCTGCGGTATGATCGCACCACCCGGATCCTGGGCGTCACCATCCCGCCCGAGCAACAACGGCGTCACCTCGAGGCGCTCCAGTTGCGGACCGTGGCCCACGACGAACAGTCGGCCACCTTCGAGATTCCGAGCTGGCGCCATGATCTCAAGCGGGAAATCGATCTCATCGAGGAGATCGAGCGCCTTTACGGCGTGGAACGTGTGCCGGCCACGCCGCCACGGGGCGCGCTCGGGTCCCACCCGGCGGACGAGGAATTCGACCAGCTCAGCCGGATCCGCCGCCTTTGTTGCGGCCTGGGACTGGATGAGGCCCAGGGCCAAACGTTGATTTCGGACAGGGCGGCGCTGTTGACCGGGGCGGAATCGGCCCTGGTCAAGCTGGCCAATCCGTTGAGCAGCGACATGAACACCCTGCGGCCCAGTCTGTTGCCGGGGTTGTTGGATTCGTTGCGGCACAACGTCACGCGGAAAAATCCGGACGTCGCCCTGTTTGAGATCGGCCGGGTGTTCTGTCGAGACAACGGTTCCGTACGCGAGGAACGGCGCCTGGGGCTGGCCCTCACCGGGCGACGGCACCCCGTCTTTTGGACCGGCGAGGGCCGTGAGGCAAAGTACGACCTTGCCGATGTGCGAGGGGTCCTTGACGAACTGTTTGATCATCTGGGCCTGCGCGGCATCAGCTTCCACCGCCGTGCCGAGATGACGCCGCTGTTTGTGGAGTCGGCGACCATTCAACAGGGCCGGCAGGTCGTGGGTGAACTGGGGTTGGTATCGCCGTTGGTGGCCCGAGAATACGACCTTCGGGACCCTGTAATCCTGGCCGAGGTCAACCTCGATTGGCTGCTGGCCCGGCGCTGCGATAAGCGCACGTTCCAACCGTTGCCGCTTTATCCCGCCATCCGCCGCGACGTCGCCATGGTGGTGCCCGAAACGGTCACGCATGCGGATGTGCTGCGCGTGGTGCAGCAGGCCCGGGTGGAACACCTGGAGCAGGTGCAGGTGTTCGATGTGTTCCGCGGCGGATCGATCCCGGCCGGCTGCAAGAGTCTGGCGTACGCGTTCACGTACCGTGCGGCCGATCGCACGCTCACCGACGCCGAGGCCAACGCACTGCATGCCCGGGTGGTGGAGGCGTTGCGGCGCGGCCTGCAGGCCACCATTCGGGAGGGTTGACGGCGCCCGGGCACACTCCCGCCGCGATCGCAGCCGCGCCAGGTCGGCCCCTTCCCGGGACATGGCGCAACTGTACCGGAAGGCCGGCAGCGGCATGTCCAATGACGCCCATCGGAAGCGAGCCGTGCGAGTTGTGGGTTCTTGCATTCCCACGCAGGCCGGTACATTTTCGCGGGCATGAAGTTTTGGCTGGCCTGGCTCGCATACGCGTTGTTTGCAGTCCTTCTGGCGGCAGGAATGATCCTGGCGCACGCGGGCAACTTTTGGTTGTTGCTGTTTGCCGTTGCGCTGTACGGGATCATGCTGTGGCGGTTCGGACTCACCCAGGGTCCCTCGCATTAGCCGCGTCGATCCCCTCATTCCGAGCCCAGCCATGCGGGCGGTGGTCCAACGCGTTCGCGAAGCAGCCGTCCAGATTGATGGACAATGGCACAGCCGGATCGGTCCCGGTCTGCTGGTGTTGCTCGGGGTGGAAAATGGCGATACCGCCGGGGACCTCGAATGGTTGGCGGGCAAGATTGCGCGGTTGCGCGTTTTTCCTGATGGCGAGGGAGTGATGAACCTTTCCGTGCAGGAAGCCGGCGGCCGGGTGATGGTGGTCAGTCAGTTTACCCTGTTGGCCAGCACGCGGAAGGGCAACCGGCCGTCGTACAGTCGCGCCGCGCCGCCGGAAACTGCCGAGCCGCTGTACGAACAATTCGTGCGGACCTTGTCCCAGTTGCTGGGCCAGTCGGTGGCCACCGGCAAGTTTGGAGCCATGATGCAAGTGCATCTGGTCAACGACGGTCCGGTAACTCTCATCATCGACAGCCGTCTCCGGGAATGAGTCGCCGAGCTGACAGGAGCGCTCTGTTTTCCGCATTTGTTCCCGGGTGCGGCCCCGGCCCGTCCGCCACACCGTATGAAAGGCTCCGGGTCTGACGAAGCCCTGCTTCCCCGGCCATGAACGAGCGATTGACCCTCAAACGTTGTCAGGAATTGCTCCGGCGCCGCGAGGTTTCGGCCCGGGACCTCACGCAACATTTTCTCCGACGGATCGAACGCCTGGAGCCCTCTGTCCATAGTTTTCTGGAGTGGGATGCAGCGGACGCACTGGCGCAGGCGGAAACTGCCGACCGGGCCCTTGCAGACGGTGCCACTCACCAAAAGCAGCCGCTGCTGGGGATCCCGGTGGCCATCAAGGACAACATCGCGGTCAAGGGACAGCCATTGCGCTGTGCCTCCCGCATCCTGGGCGACTTCCGTTCGCCCTATGACGCCACCGTGGTGGAAAGACTGCGCCAAGCGGGCGCGATCCTGCTGGGACGGCTGAACATGGATGAATTCGCCATGGGCAGCTCCACCGAAAACTCGGCGTTTGGGCCGACACGGAATCCCTGGGATCTTGACCGGACCCCGGGCGGCTCTTCCGGCGGATCGGCTGCGGCTGTGGCAGCCGAGGAGGTTCCGGCGGCCCTGGGCTCGGACACCGGTGGTTCCATCCGGCAGCCGGCGGCGTTTTGTGGCTGCGTGGGGTTGAAACCCACGTACGGAAGGGTCTCCCGTTACGGTTTGGTGGCCTTTGCCTCGTCCCTGGATCAGATCGGTCCCCTGACCGCCACCGTGGAGGACGCGGCGCTCTTGCTCGGGGTGATCGCCGGTCATGATCCCCGGGACGCCACCAGTCTTCCAGATCCGGCACTTGACCCGGACCTTGAAGGAGAACCCGGCCTGCGCGGGATTCGGCTCGGGCTTCCGCGCGAGTATTTCGGGAGCGGACTGGCCCCGGAGGTGGAACAGGCGGTCCATTCCGCCATTCGACATTTGGAGGGGTTGGGCGCGGAAATCCGGGAAGTGTCGTTGCCCCACACGCCCTATGCCCTGGCGACCTACTACGTCATTGCCACGGCCGAGGCGTCGGCCAACCTGGCCCGATTTGACGGGATCCGCTACGGACTGCGGGTGGACGGCCAGGACCCCATTGAACTGTACAAGCGCACCCGCGGTCGGGGCTTTGGGCCCGAGGTCAAGCGCCGCATCATTCTGGGGACCTTCGTCCTCAGCAGCGGTTATTACGACGCGTATTACCTGCGCGCGCAGAAGGTCCGAACCCTCATTCGAAACGATTTCCTTGATGCCTTTCGCCGGGTGGACCTGTTGGTGACACCGGTGACGCCAACCCCGGCCTTCCGGTTGGGAGAAAAGGTCTCGGATCCCTTGCAAATGTATCTCTCGGACGTGTTCACCCTGTCCTGCAACCTGGCGGGCATTTGCGGCATCAGTGTGCCATGCGGGTTCACGGAGTCACCGCGGCTGCCCATCGGCCTTCAACTGTTGGGGCCACCCCTGGGTGAAGCCACCCTGTTGCGTGTGGCGCATGCCTACCAACAGACCACCAATTGGCACAAAGAACGGTCCCCCTTGGCGCTGGCCTGAGGCCGAGCGGTGCCGCCCCGTCCGACCTGGCCGGGCCGGCGATGAGTAGGAGTCCCCCGTCCAACGGGGCGCGGCTGCACACCCGAACCAAGGTTCAATCCACACGCTGCCGTGCCCTTCGCCCCGGATCCTGGCCGGGCTCCAAGGGTTCGAGTCGGAATTGGTAGGACGCCGGCTGGCAGGGAATCAGGTACTGCGGATGCGGCCATGCGCCCCAACTGTTGTCTCCGCCCACCCCCTGCTGCATCAGGTCCACGTTCAACACCACAAAATCGCGCACCGGCAGCTCGAACGGATGCGCAACGGATTGCAGGTCATCGGTGGTGTGGTGCATGGCATTGAGGCTGAGCAGCGGTTGGGCCACCACCAGAATGCCACTGCCGCGACGATCGGTCAGAGCGGCCCAGCGCACGTCCACCTTGTTGCCGCTTTCACCCGGTTCGGTGTAGTCGTAGCAGAATTGCTCCCGTACGCTGCCACGGTAACGTCCCACCCGGGCGTCTTTGCGGTCGCAGTAGGTCTCCTGCGGCCCCGGCCCCAGCCATTGAATTTGGTTGAAACGGTTGGGCAGGGTCATTTGCAGACCGAGCCGTGGCAGTGGCGGCAGATTCGTGCGTCCGGGTTCAAAGGATGCCCTCACCTCCACGACGCCGTCGGCCAGCACGCGATAGGTCATGCCCCAGTGGGCCTCCACCGTTGGCAGGAACCAGCGTGCGGTGACGTCGACCGATTCCCCGCCGGGTTGCGATCGGACCTCGAACGCCCGGAGCTCCGCGTTTTCGTGTGCCCTGCGCCAGATGCCCTGGGACCGTTCCATGTTCCGGCCCCGGTCGTTGTCCGTGGGCGCCCGCCAGAAGTCAGGTCGCAACGGCGTGCGGATGCGTTCCATGCCGCGATGGTTCCACGAAATCCACTGGCCGTTGGTGCGGTCAAACACCAGCCGGAACCGGTCGCCCTCGATTTGGACCTGGTTCCCCTGCTCCATCACGCGCAGCGGGGCTTTGGCAACTGCGGGCCGTGGCGCGGCCGGTGCGGCTTCCGGCAGTCGGAACTGGTCCCATGCGACTTCATGGCCCCGGTCGGCCCACGCCGTTGCGCGTTTGAGAACGAATCGAACCTCCAGGAAGTACTCCACGCCGGGCTCGGGCTCCCACGGCCGGACCGGGATTTTGACGTGGGCAGAGGCACCCGGCGGTACATCCAGCTCCGGCAAGGTCCCTGACTGGAGCCGGCGCCCGTCGCCGCTCAGTTGCCATTCGCCCCTCAGCAGGTCTTTGAGGTTCAGAAAGTCGTAGCCGTTGTGGATTTCCACCTCTCTCTGGGCCGCATCCACCAGTCGCACGCGAACGGGCTGGTATACGTGCTTGACCTCGTACAAGGTGGGATGAGGCCGGCGATCGGGGCTGACCAGGCCATTGCAGCAGAAGTTCTGATCCGAAGGTGTGCCGGGCGGGCCGAAATCCCCGCCAAAAGCCCAAAAGGTGGGACGCCCCTTGCGCACCGGTTCGAATCGGGGCTTGGGCAACGGCCCCTGCTCCTGTCGCAGCCCCTGGTCCACCCAATCCCAGATGAAGCCTCCCTGGAGGTGTGGCCGGGAGTAGATGAGGTCCCAGTACAACCAAAGGTTTCCACAACTGTTGCCCATGGCATGCGCGTATTCGCACATGATCAGGGGTCGTGTTTGTGGCTGCGCGGCGTATCTGGCCAGTTCCGAGGGCGGCGGGTACATCGGGCACACGATGTCGGTGTGCGGCCGCAGGCCTGCCTGTTCGTAGTGGACCGGACGCGAGGGATCCCGTTGTTTGATCCAGGCGGAGGTGGCCTCAAAGTTGGGGCCGTCGCCGGCCTCGTTACCCAGCGACCAGATGATGACCGAAGGATGGTTCTTGTCCCGCTCGACCATGCGACGCGTCCGGTCGAGGTGCGCCTCCTTCCATTCCGGCCGCCGTGCCAGGGTGCGTTCGCCGTAACCCATGCCGTGGCTTTCGATGTTTGCCTCATCAATCAGGTACAGGCCGAACCGGTCGCAAAGGTCATACCAGGCGGGCTGGTTCGGGTAATGGCTGGTCCGGACGGCGTTGATGTTGTGCTGTTTCATGAGCCGGATGTCGCGGATCATGCTCTCCACGGTAATGGCCTGACCCCGATCCGGGTCGTGTTCGTGGCGGTTCACGCCCTTGATGAGGATCCGGCGGCCGTTGACCAGGAGGTTGCCGTCGCGGATTTCCACCTTCCGAAAGCCGACATTGGCGGGGATGACCTCGAGCACCCGGCCCTGTTCGTCTTTCAGGGTGAGCAACAGTTTGTAGAGCCAGGGAGTCTCGGCCGACCACAATCGCGGGCGGGTGATGGTTTGCGACAGCGTGGCCTGGCCGCCCCGGCCATCCGGTTCCACCGCGAGGCTCATCCGGGCCTGAGCCACGGGCCGGTCCTCGGGATCCAACAACTCCCACTCCGCGGTCACCGGCGCGGTCCGCCCCGAATGATTCTCCACCTCAAGGATGACCTGCAGGGTGGCGTCCCGGTACTGATCGTCCAGGTCCGTTCGGATTTCGAAATCCCGCACGTGCACCAGGGGCGGTGACCACAGGTAAACATCCCGGAAAATGCCGCTCAGGCGCCAGAAATCCTGATCTTCCAGATACGACGCGTCGCACCAGCGATAGTTCTCGACCGCCAGCAGGTTTTTGCCGGGTTTGACATGGGCCGTGATATCGAACTCCACCGGGGTGCGACTGTCCTTGCCCAGGCCGACCCAGTGGCCGTTCACCCAGACCTGGAAACCGCTGTTGACGCCGTCAAAGGTCAGAACGACCCTGCGTCCCTGCCACGAGGCCGGCACGGTGAACTCGCGCCGGTATTGGTTTACGGTGTTGTTTGGGTCCTCGCGGGGTACCTCGGGCGGATTCCAGGGTTCCGGCCACGGATAACGGATGTTGACGTAAATGGGGATGCCGTACCCGTGCATTTCCACGTTGGAAGGCACCGGCAGCTCGGGCCAGGTGCGGTCGTCAAAGTCCGGCTTCCAAAAATCCGGGATTCTGGCCAGGTGATTCGAGGCGTAATGGTACTTCCACCGACCGTTGAGGGACCGGTACCAGGGGGACTTGACCCGTTCGTCGTTGCCCACCGGCCCGATTTGGAGGGCCGTACGGCGGTCGGGGCAGATGACCATGGTCGCGTGCGGGGGCAGATGATTGCGCCCGGTCACCTGCGGATTTTGGAAATCGGCCCAGTAGTCCGACCCGGGCTGTGCCCGGCCGACGACCGCAGTCATCCCCATGACCGGGATCCACCACAGGCGGGATACGGTACGGAACTGTGTTTTCATACGCTGGCCCCAAGGATTGTTTCTACCTGCCACGGGTCAGCCCTGCACGGGGGCAAAACTCGCGGAGGACTCCCACTGCTGCCGCCGTTTATAATACACCGTGGGCAGGGAACGCAAACGTTCCGCCGCCTGTTCCGGCGTCAGATCCCGTTGCGGCTCGGCCAGCATTTCGTAGCCGACCATGAACTTTTTGACCGTGGCGGACCGCAGCAGGGGCGGGTAAAAGTGCGCGTGCAACTGCCAGTGGGGCTGCGGTCGATCCTGATCCGGTCCGGTCGGTGCCCCGTGCCATCCCATCGAATAGGGGAAGGATACCTCGAAAAGGTTGTCATATCGGATCAGCAGGTCTTGCAAGATCTCCGCCAGGGCCCGCCGCTCCTCGTCGGTGAGGTCCGGCAGCCGTTGGACGGGCCGCAGCGGCATCAGCAGGACCTCAAAGGGCCACACCGCCCACCACGGCACCACCCCCACCCAGTGCGCATTGACCGCCACCACACGTTCTCCCGAGTCCAGCTCGCGCCGGGCGTAGTCCAGCAGCAGGGGCCGTCCGTGTGTTTCATACCATCGGCCCTGCTGTTCGTCCTCCGCAGCCGCCTCGCGGGGCAGGAAATCGCCGGCCCAAACCTGCCCGTGGGGGTGCGGATTTGAACATCCCATGATGGCACCCTTGTTTTCGAAC
Protein-coding regions in this window:
- the pheT gene encoding phenylalanine--tRNA ligase subunit beta codes for the protein MRITLNWLRQYVDVEETPEALAERLTMLGLEVEGIRRIAGELEGVVIAQIRSRDPVPGSDKLSVCRVFDGQQERTIICGAQNHKPGDKVALILPGHALPLKPGEKEPLVIRERKVFGILSQGMMCSPRELGLSEDGEGLLILPEDAPVGRPLAEYLGRPGGDVVFDLELTPNRPDLAGVIGIARELAAATGRELRLPPVGDLGEYQQDPSAQAQVDLQVEEPELCPRYVARLIRNVRIGPSPDWLRQMLERVGMRSINNVVDVTNYVMLECGQPLHAFDADLLARDESGRITLRVRRARPGERFVTLDGQEHELQSDMLLIADAGKGVALAGIMGGQNSEVRPETKHILLESAWFLPTNIRRTSKRLGLRSESSYRFERGADPGITEWASRRAAQLILQLAGGELARGHVEFHPSPAPPRRIRLRYDRTTRILGVTIPPEQQRRHLEALQLRTVAHDEQSATFEIPSWRHDLKREIDLIEEIERLYGVERVPATPPRGALGSHPADEEFDQLSRIRRLCCGLGLDEAQGQTLISDRAALLTGAESALVKLANPLSSDMNTLRPSLLPGLLDSLRHNVTRKNPDVALFEIGRVFCRDNGSVREERRLGLALTGRRHPVFWTGEGREAKYDLADVRGVLDELFDHLGLRGISFHRRAEMTPLFVESATIQQGRQVVGELGLVSPLVAREYDLRDPVILAEVNLDWLLARRCDKRTFQPLPLYPAIRRDVAMVVPETVTHADVLRVVQQARVEHLEQVQVFDVFRGGSIPAGCKSLAYAFTYRAADRTLTDAEANALHARVVEALRRGLQATIREG
- the dtd gene encoding D-aminoacyl-tRNA deacylase, which gives rise to MRAVVQRVREAAVQIDGQWHSRIGPGLLVLLGVENGDTAGDLEWLAGKIARLRVFPDGEGVMNLSVQEAGGRVMVVSQFTLLASTRKGNRPSYSRAAPPETAEPLYEQFVRTLSQLLGQSVATGKFGAMMQVHLVNDGPVTLIIDSRLRE
- the gatA gene encoding Asp-tRNA(Asn)/Glu-tRNA(Gln) amidotransferase subunit GatA; protein product: MNERLTLKRCQELLRRREVSARDLTQHFLRRIERLEPSVHSFLEWDAADALAQAETADRALADGATHQKQPLLGIPVAIKDNIAVKGQPLRCASRILGDFRSPYDATVVERLRQAGAILLGRLNMDEFAMGSSTENSAFGPTRNPWDLDRTPGGSSGGSAAAVAAEEVPAALGSDTGGSIRQPAAFCGCVGLKPTYGRVSRYGLVAFASSLDQIGPLTATVEDAALLLGVIAGHDPRDATSLPDPALDPDLEGEPGLRGIRLGLPREYFGSGLAPEVEQAVHSAIRHLEGLGAEIREVSLPHTPYALATYYVIATAEASANLARFDGIRYGLRVDGQDPIELYKRTRGRGFGPEVKRRIILGTFVLSSGYYDAYYLRAQKVRTLIRNDFLDAFRRVDLLVTPVTPTPAFRLGEKVSDPLQMYLSDVFTLSCNLAGICGISVPCGFTESPRLPIGLQLLGPPLGEATLLRVAHAYQQTTNWHKERSPLALA
- a CDS encoding glycoside hydrolase family 2 TIM barrel-domain containing protein, translated to MKTQFRTVSRLWWIPVMGMTAVVGRAQPGSDYWADFQNPQVTGRNHLPPHATMVICPDRRTALQIGPVGNDERVKSPWYRSLNGRWKYHYASNHLARIPDFWKPDFDDRTWPELPVPSNVEMHGYGIPIYVNIRYPWPEPWNPPEVPREDPNNTVNQYRREFTVPASWQGRRVVLTFDGVNSGFQVWVNGHWVGLGKDSRTPVEFDITAHVKPGKNLLAVENYRWCDASYLEDQDFWRLSGIFRDVYLWSPPLVHVRDFEIRTDLDDQYRDATLQVILEVENHSGRTAPVTAEWELLDPEDRPVAQARMSLAVEPDGRGGQATLSQTITRPRLWSAETPWLYKLLLTLKDEQGRVLEVIPANVGFRKVEIRDGNLLVNGRRILIKGVNRHEHDPDRGQAITVESMIRDIRLMKQHNINAVRTSHYPNQPAWYDLCDRFGLYLIDEANIESHGMGYGERTLARRPEWKEAHLDRTRRMVERDKNHPSVIIWSLGNEAGDGPNFEATSAWIKQRDPSRPVHYEQAGLRPHTDIVCPMYPPPSELARYAAQPQTRPLIMCEYAHAMGNSCGNLWLYWDLIYSRPHLQGGFIWDWVDQGLRQEQGPLPKPRFEPVRKGRPTFWAFGGDFGPPGTPSDQNFCCNGLVSPDRRPHPTLYEVKHVYQPVRVRLVDAAQREVEIHNGYDFLNLKDLLRGEWQLSGDGRRLQSGTLPELDVPPGASAHVKIPVRPWEPEPGVEYFLEVRFVLKRATAWADRGHEVAWDQFRLPEAAPAAPRPAVAKAPLRVMEQGNQVQIEGDRFRLVFDRTNGQWISWNHRGMERIRTPLRPDFWRAPTDNDRGRNMERSQGIWRRAHENAELRAFEVRSQPGGESVDVTARWFLPTVEAHWGMTYRVLADGVVEVRASFEPGRTNLPPLPRLGLQMTLPNRFNQIQWLGPGPQETYCDRKDARVGRYRGSVREQFCYDYTEPGESGNKVDVRWAALTDRRGSGILVVAQPLLSLNAMHHTTDDLQSVAHPFELPVRDFVVLNVDLMQQGVGGDNSWGAWPHPQYLIPCQPASYQFRLEPLEPGQDPGRRARQRVD
- a CDS encoding UDP-glucose--hexose-1-phosphate uridylyltransferase; translated protein: MDQSRGMMGEHTRPKLADWPHRRFDLLQGRWVLVSPHRTRRPWLGQTEKPPAEERPAYDPHCYLCPGNRRASGAVNPPYTGTFVFPNDFAALLPDAPGLEESADPLLRAMPVRGECRVLCFSPRHDLTLAEMTVEEIARVVDMWSDQITDLGTRYRWVQVFENKGAIMGCSNPHPHGQVWAGDFLPREAAAEDEQQGRWYETHGRPLLLDYARRELDSGERVVAVNAHWVGVVPWWAVWPFEVLLMPLRPVQRLPDLTDEERRALAEILQDLLIRYDNLFEVSFPYSMGWHGAPTGPDQDRPQPHWQLHAHFYPPLLRSATVKKFMVGYEMLAEPQRDLTPEQAAERLRSLPTVYYKRRQQWESSASFAPVQG